In Haemophilus parainfluenzae, the sequence CCACCTCGTATTTGCGGTATCATAAGCACAGTTTTTAGTTTAAATTGAAATCCTTATGGCATCACAAAGACAAATCCAATCTCCAGATCAGAAAACTGAACAAGTTAGCATCCCGCCTCATTCCACTGAAGCTGAACAAGCCGTACTTGGCGGCATTATGTTGAGTAATCAACATTGGGATGGTATTGCAGAAAGAGTGATTGCTGAGGATTTTTATACTTTTGCGCATAAAGCAATCTTCCAAACCATGGAAGAATTAATGCGCAACCAAACACCGATTGATTTAATCACCCTTGATCAAGCCCTTAAAGCGAAAGGTATTAGTGATTCTGTAGGCGGTTTTGCTTATTTAGCGGATCTTTCTAATAATACGCCAAATGCCATTAATATTTTGGCTTATGCTGAAATCGTGCGTGAAAAAGCGATTTTGCGTGAGCTTATTGCTGTGGGAAATCGTATCGCAGAAAACAGCTATTCTCCGAAAGGCAAAGACATCAAAATGGTGTTGGATGAAGCCGAGAGAGAAGTGTTTGCTATTGCTGAAAAACGCAGTTCTTCAACTGAAGGACCACAAAATGTGATCAGCGTGTTGGAAAGTACTATTGCTCGAATTGACACCTTAAGTAAGCTTGAAAATCATAGCGGTGTGACAGGGGTCACAACGGGCTTTGTTGACTTAGATAAGAAAACAGCAGGTTTACAGCCTTCAGACCTCATCATTGTCGCTGCACGTCCTTCTATGGGTAAAACCACGTTTGCGATGAACCTTTGTGAAAATGCCGCCATGGCAAGTGATAAGCCTGTGTTGGTATTCAGTTTAGAGATGCCTGCGGAACAAATCATGATGCGTATGATTGCCTCTCTTGCTCGCGTGGACCAAACCAAAATTCGTACTGGTCAAAATTTGGATGAAACGGAATGGAGCAAAATTGCCAGCGTGTTTGGGATGTTTAAGCAAAAAAATAACCTTTATATCGATGATTCTTCAGGTTTAACCCCAACAGAATTGCGCTCTCGAGCACGTCGTGTGTACCGCGAAAACAATGGTTTGAGCATGATTATGGTGGATTACCTTCAGTTAATGCGTGCACCGGCATTCTCAGATAACCGAACCTTAGAGATTGCTGAGATTTCACGTTCTTTAAAAGCCTTAGCGAAAGAATTAGAAGTCCCCGTTGTAGCTCTTTCCCAGCTTAACCGTACTTTGGAACAACGTGCAGATAAACGTCCAGTAAACTCAGACTTGCGTGAATCAGGCTCTATTGAGCAGGATGCTGACTTGATTATGTTCATTTATCGTGACGAAGTGTATAACGATAATTCTGAAGATAAAGGTGTTGCTGAAATCATTATCGGTAAACAACGTAACGGTCCGATTGGTCGTGTACGTTTAGCATTTAACGGTCAATTCTCACGCTTTGATAACCTTGCCGAACAGCGTGAATACAGAGATGATTATTAGGCAAGAGATAACGGATTAGAAAAATGAACGTAAAACCGGCAACAGCGAAAATCAGTTCGCTTGCCCTAAAACATAATTTACAAGTTATTAAAGAAAAAGCACCACACAGCAAAATTATTGCCGTGGTAAAAGCAAACGCATATGGTCACGGTGTGGTATTTGTCTCATCCGCTTTAGAAAGTATGGTGGATTGTTTTGCTGTAGCACGTTTGGAAGAGGCGTTATCTTTACGCTCCAACGGTATTATTAAACCGATCTTATTGCTAGAAGGCTTTTTTGATGAAAAAGACTTACCGATTATTGCGGTAAATAACATTGAAACAGTGGTTCATAACCGTGAACAGCTTGAAGCATTAAAACGAGCTGTAGTACCAAGTCCAATTAAAGTCTGGTTAAAAATTGATACCGGTATGCACCGTTTAGGTGTGTCACTTGATGAAGTGGATTATTTTTATCAAGAGCTGAAAAAACTTCCTCAAATTCAACCGCACTTAGGTTTTGTGAGTCATTTTAGCCGTGCTGATGAGTTAGATTCAGATTATACTCAAGTTCAGCTCGATCGTTTCCTTCAAGCGACAAAAGATAAAGCAGGAGAGCGAACCATTGCTGCATCAGGCGGGATTTTATTCTGGCCAGAAGCCCATTTAGATTGTATTCGCCCAGGGATTATTATGTACGGTATTTCACCAACGGATACTGTCGGTGCTGAATTTGGTTTAACTCCTGTGATGAATTTAACGTCATCTTTGCTTGCTGTACGTGAACATAAAAAAGGTGAACCTGTTGGCTATGGTGGTATTTGGACCAGTCCGAAAGATACCAAAATTGGTGTCGTCGCTATTGGTTACGGTGATGGATATCCGCGTGATGTGCCAGAAGGTACGCCAGTTTATCTAAATGGTCGAATTGTTCCTATTGTCGGTCGCGTCTCAATGGATATGCTGACGGTGGATTTAGGTCCAGATAGCCAAGATAAAGTCGGTGATGAAGTGATCTTATGGGGTAAGGAATTACCAATTGAAACGGTAGCTAAATACAGTGGTATTTTAAGCTATGAATTGATTACAAAATTAACGCCGCGTGTTATAACAGAATATGTCGATTAATTGTTTTTGTAAGAAAGCAAAAATGTAAAGAATTCAATTTTTTAAAGGAAATATTCATGAAAAACATCAACCCAACCAATACACAAGCTTGGAAAGCACTTGAAGCTCATAAATCTCAGCTGGCTAATACCACGATTGCTGATTTGTTCAAACAAGAACAAAATCGTTTTAACGATTATTCTTTAAGTTTTGAAAATCAAATCTTAGTGGATTTTTCAAAAAATAAAATTAACCAAGAAACCCTCAAATTGCTTCGTCAATTAGCCAAAGAGTCTGCATTAGATGAAGCAATTAATGCTATGTTTACAGGCGAGAAAATTAATCGTACAGAAAATCGTGCCGTATTACATACCGCACTTCGTAACCGTTCAAATACGCCTGTCTATGTAGATGGCAAAGATGTAATGCCGGAAGTGAATGCAGTATTAGCAAAAATGAGTGCTTTCTGTGAGCGTGTGATTTCAGGTGAGTGGAAAGGTTATACCGGAAAAGCAATTACTGATGTGGTGAATATCGGTATCGGTGGTTCGGACTTAGGCCCTTATATGGTGACCGAAGCGCTTCGTCCTTATAAAAATCACTTGAATATGCACTTTGTTTCAAACGTAGATGGTACACATATCGCTGAAACGTTGAAAAAAGTAAATCCTGAAACCACACTTTTCTTAGTCGCATCTAAAACCTTTACCACACAAGAAACTATGACCAATGCGAATTCTGCGCGTGATTGGTTATTAGCTGCAGCGAAAGATAACAGCTCAGTGGCAAAACACTTCGCCGCACTTTCAACCAATGGTAAAGCCGTAGCAGAATTTGGAATTGATACAAACAACATGTTTGAGTTCTGGGATTGGGTTGGTGGCCGTTATTCTTTATGGTCTGCAATCGGTCTTTCTATCGCACTTTCAATCGGCTTTGATAATTTTGAAGCACTATTAAGTGGTGCGCATGAAATGGATAAACATTTCCGTACTGCACCATTAGAAAAAAATATCCCAGCGACATTAGCGTTAGTCGGTTTATGGAATACCAACTTCCTTGGTGCGCAAACTGAAGCAATTTTACCTTATGACCAATATTTACACCGTTTTGCGGCTTATTTCCAACAAGGTAACATGGAATCAAACGGTAAATATGTCGATCGTAATGGCAATGTTATTCGTGATTATCAAACCGGCCCAATTATTTGGGGGGAACCAGGTACAAACGGTCAACATGCGTTCTACCAATTGATTCACCAAGGTACGATGTTAATTCCTTGTGACTTTATCGCACCAGCACAAAGTCATAATCCATTAGGTGACCATCATAGCAAATTGTTATCAAACTTCTTTGCACAAACTGAAGCACTTGCTTTCGGTAAAACCAAAGAAGAAGTTGAAGCAGAGTTTGTGAAAGCCGGTAAGTCGTTGGATGAGGTAAAAGATATTGTGCCATTTAAAGTCTTTACCGGTAACAAACCGACCAACTCTATTTTAGTGCAAAAAATTACACCATTTGTTCTTGGTGCATTAATTGCGATGTATGAACACAAAATTTTTGCACAAGGTGTGATTTTTAATATCTTTAGTTTCGACCAATGGGGCGTGGAATTAGGTAAACAATTAGCGAATCGAATTCTTCCTGAATTGGCTGACAAAGAGAAAGTGACAAGCCATGATAGCTCAACCAATGGATTGATTAATCAATTCAAAGCATGGCGATAATATAAAGTAAAAAGAGCGGTCAAAATTGACCGCTCTTTTTTATGTTAATCAAACTGATTTGACTTTCCACATACAGCCTACGCTGATAAAAATTAGTGCCACAGCGATATAAAAAACAGAGTTGTAATGCCAAATTTCCGCAATAATACCCGCAATAGGTCCTCCGATAATCCAACTGCTTTTTGCTGCATTACTAAATAAGGTGGTGGCAGTGCCCATTTTAGTCGGCATTAAGTCTTGGAAATACACCATGCCAATCGTAGCCGTAATACCGATAAAAATCGCATTAAGCATTTGTAATCCGATAAGCTGCCAAGTTTGCTCTGCGAATAATAAACTTGAATAGAAGGCGAGGCCTGAAATTAAAGCAATCATCATCAAGCGTTTTTTACTGAAATATTTGGTGAGATAGCCCGCCAAAATCATCACAGGAATTTCCAAGCCTGCAGCCGTCCCCATTAATGTTCCTGCCAGTTCTTTGTCTAAATGTAATTCATTAATCACAAATAATGGCATATTAATGAGATACATGCTGTTACATGTCCAAAGTAATAGGTTAGCGATGAACAAGTAAATCACACTTTTTCTTGGTGGCGTATTGTCTAAAACCTCTTGATTTTTAACCGCACTTTGACGAGGAATTTTCGGCAATAATTTGCTGACACCTGCACACAGTAAAAAGGCAGAACCTGCCACCAAATACATGTAATCAAAGCCCCAGTTTAACGCAATGAAAAAAGAAAGCGGTGGCCCAACAATCCAAGCCAATGAGATTTGAGTTCGCATAATTGTGGTGAACATCACCGCTTCACGATGACTACTTTCAGCATATTCTCGCGCTAAAGCAAAAGATTGCGGATTAGCGGATGAACCTAGCCCTAATAGCGTTGTGCCGATAATAATTAACACATAATAATTTCGGCTATAAGCAAAAATCAGACAGCCAAGCACAGCAATTAAACAGCAAACAATCATCACTTTGCGACGGTCATCTTGCTTATCAGAATATTTTGCGAGAATTTGGCTCAAGATAATGCCAATAATGGCATTGACTGAATAGAACAAGCCCACAAAAAAAGGTGAAACTTGAATCTCTTGAGAGAGATATAAACTCAAGGTCGGTGTTTGAAACGCAGAGGCAATTCCCGTTAAAAAGGCAATCAATAGAAAATTGAACGCCACAATATTGGATGGTGTTGAGTTTTGTTGTTGAACAAACATAGTCATTAATTTTAATAAAAGAGCGTAGTTGGAAATAAAAGTGCGGTTAATTTTAACCGCACTTTCATATTTTATTTTGTTGCGTTAGAACGTTTATCTAATTCAGCTTTGATCTTAGCCATATTTTCTTGCGTGAAGAAATTATCAATATTTTTCCAAACAGAATGATAGCCGTAAGGGCCTTGTTGCATTTCACGTTTGGCTTCATTGAGATCCCAATTTTGATAAATCACACGGTAGCTTGCAACAATTAAGCCAGTTCTGTCAGCGCCATGATAACAATGCACTAAAACCGCACCATTTTTTTGGTGTTGTTTGATTTGCCACAGAATATCAGCCACTTCATCTGGACTAATTGACCAAGTCAGTAATGGGGTATTAATCAAGTTGATCTTAGTATGACCAAATGCTTGTTTATCATCATTACGGTCAAAAAAGCGTAAATTCACAATTGTGTGAATATTCAACTTATTTAATAATGTTTCAGATTGCGGCTCTAATTGCTCACTACGGTAAAATTTATTATCAATCTGATATAAATTTTCCTGTTTGCTGATTAGCGTTGCCCAATGTTCTGTATTTTTTGGCGGTTCACTTGGTGTTGTCGTACAGGCGATTAATGAAAAAGCCGTTAAAGCAAAAAGGACATTTTTGCTCATCTTGTATAAATTGAAATGAGTTTGTTTCATAAAAACCTTTTAAATATATTGAATAGCCGGTAAATAACCGATCATTAAATCTAACGGGCGATTGCTGGTTATTGTATTCTCTCTGTTCTCAATGAAAAATCTTGATGTCATCGCTTTTTCACCGTGATTCAAGAAAATTTCAATAATTGAGCGATCAAAGAAGATTTCAACGGTCTGCAAATTTTCAATTTCGCAGAAACGTTTCGTATCGAATTTCTCCATTAATTCGGTTTGTTCGCTTTGACTGCGATCTAAGCAAATCAAACCATTTTCGTAAGATAGATGCAGTGATTGTCCTTTTTCATTTTGGAAGAAGGTTAAGTCAAAGGCTTGGTTATTTACCTCAAATTTAAGATACGCACGATCTAAATTAGCAATATCCGCTTTTCCATTGAGATGAAACGCTGAAAGTGCGGTCAGATTTTCGCATATTTTAGCAATCGGACGTTGATAAATTTTTGTCCCTTCTAAGCGCAATTCTCTTGGCAAGGTTAAAGCAGAATGCCATTTAAATTTATCTGTTGGGTAAGTTAAATCAGGCAAACCAATCCAACCGAAAAGCACAGCACAAGTTTGATTATCTAAGCCACCAAACGTTTGTGGTGCGTAGAAATCAAAACCCTGATCTAATTCGCCGATATATTCTGCTTCAAAGCTTAAATCCGTTAATTTACCCACAGCATAAGTCGCATGATAATTATTTTGGAATTGATGAGCTTCTCGATCTTTACCTTGTGGCGACCAAATAAACACATCTTTATCACGGAGCTTCAATAGATCAGGGCATTCCCACATAAACACGTTTTTATTATCAAAAGCAGGCAAGGAAAGCTCACCTAATAAACGAGGCGTATCTTCAAGATTGTCCATTTCAAAAATAATGGCTGTTCCCGTGAGGTTTTCTCGCTGTGCACCACAGATAAAACGGATTTTTCCGTCTTCAGTAAAATACGGTTTAGGATCACGAACATGCTCTGTATAACCTTCAGGCGCATTTTCAATTAACGGACGTTTGCTAAGCAATTTTCCATTAAGATTGAAAATTGCTAAATTTTGATAAGGCACGCGTTGATTATCACTTGGTCGACGAGTATTGCCGGTATAGAACATGGCCAATTTGTCACCAACTTTCAAAGCGCCACCAGAATAACAGCCGTGAGACTCAAAAAGCTCGCAAGGAATCAGATCATCTGCTGATTGATAATGTTGGAAGTCTTTCGTGATTAAATGCTTCCAATGTTTCATCCCGTGAATTGCATCGAATGGAAACCATTGGTAGAACAGATGATACTTTTCACCATCAAAGATCAAACCATTCGGATCATTCATTAAGCCGGTTGGTGGGGCAATATGAAAGTGCGGTCGAAAATCGTTGTCTTTTTGCACGGTTTCAGCAATTTCTGCGAGCTCGCCTTTTTCTGCGGCTAGGATGCTTTTGTATTTGCCATTATTGAAAATAATCATCGTGATCGTGCCTCGTTAATGTGATTGGGTCAAAAGGTGCAATAATTTGCACCTTTGCTCCTTAGTTGGCTAGGAAGGCTGCTAATTGTGCTTTATTGGGTAGCGCAGACATCGCCCCTTTTGCTGTTGTAGCAAGGGCACCACAAGCATTGGCTTGACGGATAATTTGCACAAGCACATCATTTTCTTTCCAGTTTGAATGCTGTGAAAGTCCAGCAAGTAGGCCACCAACGAAAGCATCGCCAGCACCCGTTGTATCAACAGGTTGTAAGGCTTTTCCAGAAATCACATCTTTCTTACCTTCTAAGTGATAGAGTGCACCATCTTTACCTAAAGTCACGATAATCAATTTTTCAGGATAAAGTGCGGTCACTTTTTCAAAGGCTTTTTCAAGGCTGTCAGTATTAGTCAAAAGCGTTAATTCTTCTTCAGAGAATTTTAATACGTCAGCCAATGCAACGGCTTCCATGACCACGGTTTTCATTTCTTCTAAGCTTGACCAAAGTGATTCACGTAGATTTGGATCAAAAGAGAAGAAACCACCAGCAGCTTTAATACGACGAATTGCTTCAAAGGTGGCTTCGCGAGATGGATTATTAATCAGCGCAATAGAGCAGCAATGTAGCCATTCACCTTGTTGGAAAGGTGGTAAATCGCTTGCTTGTAAGAACTGATCCGCACTTGGGTTTACCATAAAGGTAAAGCTGCGTTCGCCATTATCTAAACCAACCACAACCGTAGAGGTGCGATGTTGCGGATCTAAAATCATATGTTGTGTATTCACATTTTCCGCATTTAAGGTGTCTTGCATAAATTGGCCAAGGGGATCGTTACCTACGCGACCAATAAAGGCACTTGGACTACCTAAACGTGCTACGCCAACAGCCACATTTGCAGGGGCGCCACCGGCACAACGTAAATAATGATTTTCACCGTCAGGAATAAGATCGACAACCGCATCGCCTGTTACCCAGATTTTTTGGCTCATATTATTTTCCCTCTATTGTGGATATCAGTTAAAAAATAACCGCACTTAAAAAGAGCGGTCATTTTCATAGGTGTTTTATGCGATGGTTACGCGTGCAAACTTACGTTTACCGACTTGGTAAACATTCGTGCCTTTTGGTGCATTGGCTTTCATGTCTTCGACTTTTTCGCCATTGATTTTCACACCACCTTGCTTCGCTGAGCGAATCGCTTCAGAAGTAGAAGGAACCAGTCCTGCTTCTTTTAATAAGGTGGCTAAACCAATTTCGCCTTCAAAGGTGAATTCAGGCATTTCATCCGGCATTGCACCTTTTTGGAAACGGTTAATAAATTCTTGTTCAGCCGCCTCTGCCGCTGCTTCATCGTGGAAACGTGCGATGATCTCTTTCGCTAATAAAATCTTCACATCACGTGGGTTTTTACCATTTGCTACTTCTGCTTTTAATTCAGCAATTTCAGTGAGTGGACGGAAAGAAAGTAAGTTGTACCAATCCCACATTAAGTCATCCGAGATCGACATGATTTTACCGAACATATCGCTTGGTGCATCTGTCACGCCGATGTAGTTGCCTAATGATTTAGACATTTTCTTCTCACCGTCTAAACCAACAAGTAATGGAAGCGTAATCGCTACCTGTGGTTTCTGACCGGCTGATTTTTGTAACTCGCGACCAACAAGTAAGTTAAATTTTTGGTCTGTACCACCAAGTTCCACGTCTGCTTCTAAAGCAACAGAGTCATGGCCTTGTAATAAAGGATAAATAAATTCGTGAATTGCGATAGGTTGATTGTTACCAAAACGTTTTTTGAAGTCATCACGTTCTAGCATACGCGCTACGGTGTAGTTACTTGCTAAACGGATCATCCCTTCAGTACCCAATTTACCCAACCATTCAGAGTTGAATACGATTTTCGTTTTTTGTGGGTCTAGAATTTTGTAAATCTGTTCTTTATAGGTTTCCGCATTGCGAAGCACATCTTCGCGGCTAAGCGGTGGGCGAGTGGTATTTTTACCAGATGGGTCACCGACCATACCCGTGAAATCACCGATTAAGAAATAGACTTCGTGGCCTAATTGTTGGAATTGACGAAGTTTGTTTAATACCACGGTATGCCCTAAGTGAATATCCGGAGCAGTAGGGTCTGCACCAAGTTTAATTTTAAGTGGGCGATTTTCTTTTAGTTTTTCGATTAAATCCGCTTCAGAAAGAATCTCATCAGTACCGCGTTTTAGTTCTGCGAGAACGGTATTAATATCAGTCATTCTATTTCCTAATGTTATTTTAATATTAAAGGCTACATTATAGAGAATATGGCTGAAATGAAAAGATTGAGATGAAAAAAAACGCCTATTTGTGGGGAAATAGGCGTGAAGTTGGAGTGATTATCTGTTTGTTTTTGGAATGGCTAGATGATAACTATTATCAAATACCTTGTCAACAACAAAATGCAAATAATTCTCAATTATTTTTTAATCGATGTAAGGTACACTTTCTGTGAGAGAAAGTGCGGTCGGAATTCCATCTGAAATGTCAAATTTTCCCGCATAAGCATAAGCTTCAACGCCCTGAGATTTTGCGTCTTTTAAAAGGCGATCATATTCAGGATCTACAAACTCAGCGATTTTAAAACGATCGAAGCCATCATGTAATCCGGCAAAGAGAACAACGGCGCGATGTCCTTGTTTTTTCATGGCTAAAAGCTCACGAACATGTTTTTGTCCACGAGTGGTAACGGCATCGGGAAACATTCCTAATGTGCCTTTTACAAAGGTGATGGATTTCACTTCAACATAACAATCTGTCAAGCCTTCACCTTTAAGTAAGAAGTCGATACGGCTATTTTCTTCACCATATTTCACTTCAGGATAAATTTCATCATACATAGCGAGTTCTTTGATTTGTTTATTTTGCAAGGCTTCAAAAACTAACTGGTTGGATCTGTGCGTATTAATGCAAACAAGTTGGCCATTTGCTAATTGCGTTAATTCCCAACTGTGTGGATATTTGCGAGTTTGGCTATCAGAATGAGAGTACCAAACGGTATCACCTTTTTCACCACAGCCAGTCATTGCACCAGTATTTGCACAATGAATGGTGATGACTTCGCCATTTGGTAATTCAATATCAGTTAAAAAGCGTTTATAGCGGCGAATTAATTTTGCGGATTGTAGAGTAGGGAGTTGCATAGCTTATTCCTTGTTAAAAGAAAGTGCGGTCGAATTTAATGATGAAATTGACCGCACTTTGTTCTTATAGATGTTTGGTTATATTAAACAATTATTCAATGGCATATTCAATAGTGACGACTAAGCGCGCTTTTTTCTCAATAGTGCTAGTGTCGTAGCTACCAGTGTAATCGCTAGAGTCATCGGCATCAGGATTTGGCGCTTGAATGTAGAATGGCCCTTGTGAAGCGGATTTTAATACGCCAACTTTTACATTACTGGTTTTCGCAAACTCTTCAGCACGAACATGTGCATCTTGTGTGGCTTTTGAAATTAATTCACGTTTAATTTGTTCAAGATTTTCTAAGTAATAGTTTGGATCACCAAAACTAATGTCTTGGTTGTTGGCAACTAATTGGTGAATATTGGTGAGTGCTTTTTGTAACTTAGTCAGTTCTTTGGTTGAAATTCTGATTGCTCTTGATGCATCAAAGCCATTGTCTCTACTTTTGGTTTCACCTTTTTCATTTTCATAATAGTCAGTATGAGTAGAAACATCTAATTCTGTGATTTCTCGATTTTCATCAGCGAAACCTTGTGCTTTAAGGAAACGAACGGCTTCATTCAAGTTTTTCTGATTCGCTGCCATTGCATCATTATATGTTGGACCCCAACCGCTTACACGAATAACCCATGTTCCTTGTGTTGAGGTGTAATGGCTTTCTGCCAAGCCCTTAACTGAAATAGAGCCGGTCTGGCGTAAATTTTTAAATTGATTACCTAAGATAAACGCTGATGCCATCAATCCAACTGCAAGAATGATGCCAAAAATAGCGAGATAAGATTTTTTGCTGTTCATATAATGTCCATGATGTGGAATAAAAGAGTAGTTATTATAATCTAAATTTTAGGGATGTGGATATAAACAATATCTTGATAAGATTAATTTCATGAAAGTTGGTGATTCGATACGGGTTATTAATGTAGTATATGCTTTCGAATTGTTATAACGATAGAAAAGATAAATCTCAGTGAGTTTAGACTCCAAATAGTTTTTGTTCATTCTATCAGTATGGAAAGGTGTATTATGAAAATCAAGGTGATTTTATTAGGTGTGATGGGATTATTGCTATCTAATATTGTGCTAGCTAATCATGAAATTAAATTTGATGATATTTGGAATTTTAAAATTTCCGTTACTGAAATGAAAGGGAATAGAAAAATTCACTTAACTGGTTTGTTAGGAAATAGTGCAATGGGCATATCAGATAGCAAAATAACAATTCATGATGATGAATTAAATATTGTTTTGTTTGAGACATTAGCAAAGGGTAAGTATTCAGGTGATTTGAATAAAGAAATTATCATTGAAAAACCTGTTAAGAAAATTACTTTTGGTTCTGATTATAAAGTTATATGGCAAAATTAAGCTAGATTCTAACTATTGCATAATGGAATGGTGAGCTAATTTTGACTTGCGCACTTAGCAAAGAAAACTTAGCTTTAACTAAGAAAACAAATTAAGTATATATGATAATGAATGAATTGATTAACATTTACATAAATAATGGATTTAGTTTGTTTAAGCAGGGCGAAAGTATTGTCATTATTCCCACAAAATTATCAATTAGGGTTTTAGATATTCTGGAAGGTTTAAATCTTCTTATTCTAGGTGGTGATATATATCGAAAATCAGGTGATGATTTTGAACATACATACGATAGCTGGTATTACGATGGTAATGTTCATAGTGAAAGTATTATGGTGGCTAGACAATATTTAGATAATTTAAGGGAGCAAGATTTATATGTGTCCTTTGTTTTCAAATAAATCAAAATAATAAAAATTTTACAAAATACTGAAATCTTCCCGAGTAAACCAGCTTTAAACCCAAATATAGTCTAAATTTCTTGTAAGTTTAGTTTTATAGTTCATAACTAATTTTTATTTTATGAAAAGTATTGAAAATAGCATAGGTTATTTTTTGTAGCAGAATGACTTATATCATTGTTTAGATTTTTATACTTCCATCAAAGTTAGTGTCAAAACCATCAGTATATTTATCTAAACTTAGTTCAAGTTTATTTTGGATTTCTCTAATCCAAAAAACAAAATTGAAGAAAATATGAGTGTTTTCAATATTCACCTCAAATATACCGTTGTCTTGATGTGAAATCTGTAATTGTTCTAATATAGAAATAAACTTATCTGTGTTAGATCTTATGTCATCTATGTCGGCTTTTCTAAGTTCATTAATAAAATAAATTTCATCATTTATATTAATGATTGTAGGATAGTCCATTAACTCTTTATGCAGTAACTCTATCAACATATATTTTTTAGTCATGAGGTTGTAATCTGGCTAGTGTATTCATCATACCAAAATCAACCGCACTTTTACCTTCTTAAATTTAAAAATTAAAACAAATTCTTGATTTACCATTGACTTTTTGACCTATAGCCCTTATTTTACGGATTGATGTTTCATCAACTTTATTCTTTGTAAAATAAGGAGCTTTTATGCAATCTCGCATTGTTGTTAATTCACAGGAAGAATCACTACTTAGCACACATAAAGTGCTACGTAACACCTATTTCTTATTGGGATTAACGATGGCATTTTCGGCAGTTGTTGC encodes:
- the tyrS gene encoding tyrosine--tRNA ligase, yielding MTDINTVLAELKRGTDEILSEADLIEKLKENRPLKIKLGADPTAPDIHLGHTVVLNKLRQFQQLGHEVYFLIGDFTGMVGDPSGKNTTRPPLSREDVLRNAETYKEQIYKILDPQKTKIVFNSEWLGKLGTEGMIRLASNYTVARMLERDDFKKRFGNNQPIAIHEFIYPLLQGHDSVALEADVELGGTDQKFNLLVGRELQKSAGQKPQVAITLPLLVGLDGEKKMSKSLGNYIGVTDAPSDMFGKIMSISDDLMWDWYNLLSFRPLTEIAELKAEVANGKNPRDVKILLAKEIIARFHDEAAAEAAEQEFINRFQKGAMPDEMPEFTFEGEIGLATLLKEAGLVPSTSEAIRSAKQGGVKINGEKVEDMKANAPKGTNVYQVGKRKFARVTIA
- a CDS encoding SIMPL domain-containing protein, translating into MNSKKSYLAIFGIILAVGLMASAFILGNQFKNLRQTGSISVKGLAESHYTSTQGTWVIRVSGWGPTYNDAMAANQKNLNEAVRFLKAQGFADENREITELDVSTHTDYYENEKGETKSRDNGFDASRAIRISTKELTKLQKALTNIHQLVANNQDISFGDPNYYLENLEQIKRELISKATQDAHVRAEEFAKTSNVKVGVLKSASQGPFYIQAPNPDADDSSDYTGSYDTSTIEKKARLVVTIEYAIE
- a CDS encoding Imm40 family immunity protein, with amino-acid sequence MNELINIYINNGFSLFKQGESIVIIPTKLSIRVLDILEGLNLLILGGDIYRKSGDDFEHTYDSWYYDGNVHSESIMVARQYLDNLREQDLYVSFVFK
- the sfsA gene encoding DNA/RNA nuclease SfsA; the encoded protein is MQLPTLQSAKLIRRYKRFLTDIELPNGEVITIHCANTGAMTGCGEKGDTVWYSHSDSQTRKYPHSWELTQLANGQLVCINTHRSNQLVFEALQNKQIKELAMYDEIYPEVKYGEENSRIDFLLKGEGLTDCYVEVKSITFVKGTLGMFPDAVTTRGQKHVRELLAMKKQGHRAVVLFAGLHDGFDRFKIAEFVDPEYDRLLKDAKSQGVEAYAYAGKFDISDGIPTALSLTESVPYID
- a CDS encoding glycoside hydrolase family 32 protein; its protein translation is MIIFNNGKYKSILAAEKGELAEIAETVQKDNDFRPHFHIAPPTGLMNDPNGLIFDGEKYHLFYQWFPFDAIHGMKHWKHLITKDFQHYQSADDLIPCELFESHGCYSGGALKVGDKLAMFYTGNTRRPSDNQRVPYQNLAIFNLNGKLLSKRPLIENAPEGYTEHVRDPKPYFTEDGKIRFICGAQRENLTGTAIIFEMDNLEDTPRLLGELSLPAFDNKNVFMWECPDLLKLRDKDVFIWSPQGKDREAHQFQNNYHATYAVGKLTDLSFEAEYIGELDQGFDFYAPQTFGGLDNQTCAVLFGWIGLPDLTYPTDKFKWHSALTLPRELRLEGTKIYQRPIAKICENLTALSAFHLNGKADIANLDRAYLKFEVNNQAFDLTFFQNEKGQSLHLSYENGLICLDRSQSEQTELMEKFDTKRFCEIENLQTVEIFFDRSIIEIFLNHGEKAMTSRFFIENRENTITSNRPLDLMIGYLPAIQYI
- a CDS encoding aminoimidazole riboside kinase codes for the protein MSQKIWVTGDAVVDLIPDGENHYLRCAGGAPANVAVGVARLGSPSAFIGRVGNDPLGQFMQDTLNAENVNTQHMILDPQHRTSTVVVGLDNGERSFTFMVNPSADQFLQASDLPPFQQGEWLHCCSIALINNPSREATFEAIRRIKAAGGFFSFDPNLRESLWSSLEEMKTVVMEAVALADVLKFSEEELTLLTNTDSLEKAFEKVTALYPEKLIIVTLGKDGALYHLEGKKDVISGKALQPVDTTGAGDAFVGGLLAGLSQHSNWKENDVLVQIIRQANACGALATTAKGAMSALPNKAQLAAFLAN